The following coding sequences lie in one Brevibacterium marinum genomic window:
- a CDS encoding nucleotide exchange factor GrpE, translated as MTAEGNDPSSEEPGFTFSDKRRIDPDTGEIRPEADEQSASAEVGGTGDAQGADENLADASDLGVDIPTDASTLNDTAVNDAELNDAEAAQGEEAPEPAPGSEAAAHLADLQRINAEYAAYRMRADRERERAATGGTIKAVEALIPVLDEVRLAQENGDVTGPFETHVNKLVESLNKLGVEQYGEVGDEFDPQLHEALMQQPSDDVESPTVFLVMQPGYRFGDRVIRAARVGVQQPED; from the coding sequence ATGACCGCCGAGGGCAACGATCCGTCGTCCGAGGAGCCAGGCTTCACCTTCAGTGACAAGCGCCGCATCGATCCGGACACCGGTGAGATCCGTCCCGAGGCCGACGAGCAATCGGCCTCGGCGGAGGTCGGCGGTACTGGCGACGCCCAGGGCGCCGATGAGAATCTGGCTGATGCCAGTGACCTCGGTGTGGACATCCCGACCGATGCCTCGACGTTGAACGACACCGCGGTGAATGACGCAGAGTTGAACGACGCAGAGGCAGCGCAGGGCGAAGAGGCGCCGGAGCCCGCACCGGGTTCCGAGGCCGCAGCGCACCTGGCCGACCTCCAGCGCATCAACGCGGAGTACGCCGCCTACCGGATGCGGGCCGATCGCGAACGCGAGCGGGCAGCGACCGGTGGCACGATCAAGGCCGTCGAAGCCCTGATCCCCGTGCTCGACGAAGTGCGCTTGGCGCAGGAGAACGGCGACGTCACCGGGCCTTTCGAGACCCACGTGAACAAGCTGGTCGAGTCGCTGAACAAGCTCGGCGTCGAACAGTACGGTGAGGTCGGCGACGAGTTCGATCCGCAGCTGCACGAGGCACTCATGCAGCAGCCGTCGGACGACGTCGAGTCTCCGACCGTCTTCCTGGTCATGCAGCCTGGCTACCGCTTCGGTGACCGGGTCATCCGTGCCGCACGCGTCGGCGTGCAGCAGCCGGAGGACTGA
- a CDS encoding DnaJ C-terminal domain-containing protein codes for MNTGPQNDWFEKDFYKTLGVSKDASDADIKKAYRKLARKYHPDANPGDDKAEEKFKEIGQAHQVLSDKDSREQYDQVRAMGGGARFSAGAGGPSGGASGGFDDVFSDLFGGGGRTRTRTSYGGGGGDVPPDLADLLNGFGGGGFGGGGGFGGGYSPPVKGGDIKSSTTLSFTEAINGASVKLNMPGGKPLTVRTPIGVKDGQKIRLAGKGKSSPNGGEAGDVILTINVKAHPVFARDGDNLRMDLPISFDEAALGAEVKVPTLDGMPVTMKIAAGTPSGRTMRLRGKGVKSKKGTGDLLVTAEIVVPQNLSKEAKEAVESFKAATENEDPRAGLIDKAKAS; via the coding sequence GTGAATACCGGTCCTCAGAATGATTGGTTCGAGAAGGACTTCTACAAGACCCTCGGCGTCTCCAAGGATGCTTCCGACGCAGACATCAAGAAGGCGTACCGCAAGCTGGCGCGCAAATATCATCCGGACGCGAACCCGGGCGACGACAAGGCCGAGGAGAAGTTCAAAGAGATCGGCCAGGCGCACCAGGTGCTGTCCGACAAGGATTCCCGTGAACAGTACGACCAGGTCCGCGCCATGGGCGGCGGCGCCAGGTTCAGTGCTGGTGCGGGCGGTCCGAGCGGAGGCGCCAGCGGCGGATTCGACGATGTGTTCTCCGACCTGTTCGGCGGTGGCGGCCGGACACGGACCCGGACGAGTTACGGCGGAGGCGGGGGCGATGTGCCTCCCGACCTCGCCGACCTCCTCAACGGTTTCGGCGGAGGCGGCTTCGGCGGCGGAGGCGGCTTTGGTGGCGGCTATTCGCCACCGGTCAAGGGCGGCGACATCAAGTCGAGTACCACCCTGTCGTTCACCGAGGCCATCAACGGCGCTTCTGTGAAGCTGAACATGCCCGGCGGCAAGCCACTGACCGTGCGCACGCCGATCGGCGTCAAGGACGGGCAGAAGATACGGCTGGCGGGCAAGGGCAAGTCCAGCCCCAACGGCGGCGAGGCCGGCGACGTGATCCTCACGATCAACGTCAAGGCACACCCCGTGTTCGCCCGCGACGGCGACAATCTGCGGATGGATCTGCCGATCAGCTTCGACGAGGCGGCCCTCGGCGCTGAGGTCAAGGTGCCGACTCTCGACGGAATGCCGGTGACGATGAAGATCGCTGCGGGCACGCCCTCGGGGCGGACGATGCGTCTGCGCGGCAAGGGAGTGAAATCGAAGAAGGGCACCGGCGATCTGCTGGTGACCGCGGAGATCGTCGTTCCGCAGAACCTGTCGAAAGAAGCCAAGGAAGCAGTCGAATCGTTCAAGGCCGCTACCGAGAACGAGGACCCGCGAGCCGGCCTGATCGACAAAGCCAAGGCCAGCTGA
- a CDS encoding heat shock protein transcriptional repressor HspR, whose translation MHISSSAAVYVISVAADLAGMHPQTLRQYDRLGLVIPERTAGRGRRYSGRDIAKLRLIQELSQDEGVNLVGIKKIIDLQNEVDALKSRNEELEAEVRARMSAKEREARVFAAGTAGDVVSISRGRRPQGRPEPGAMVLYNRYRRR comes from the coding sequence ATGCACATATCGTCGAGTGCAGCGGTGTATGTCATTTCGGTAGCGGCGGACCTGGCAGGCATGCATCCGCAGACTCTGCGGCAGTATGATCGTCTCGGTCTCGTCATCCCCGAGCGCACCGCCGGCAGAGGTCGACGCTACTCGGGGCGCGATATCGCCAAGCTCCGACTGATCCAGGAGCTCTCGCAGGACGAGGGCGTGAACCTGGTCGGCATCAAGAAGATCATCGACCTGCAGAACGAGGTCGATGCGCTCAAGAGCCGCAATGAGGAGCTCGAGGCCGAAGTCAGGGCTCGGATGTCGGCGAAGGAACGCGAAGCCAGGGTCTTCGCGGCGGGCACAGCTGGTGACGTCGTCTCGATTTCGCGTGGACGTCGACCGCAGGGGCGCCCGGAACCGGGCGCGATGGTCCTCTACAACAGATATCGGCGGCGGTAG
- a CDS encoding HNH endonuclease signature motif containing protein codes for MKDLDNGDVTTPDLAPPASGRDSSSTPIAGPIPDSGQAGNEIRPSRIGSGAPRRLNVDPDSPQATLLGLTTVSTAAQLLELQALAGIFLNEAIDRLNYNKTGNGDIYLHATFADTVSRFLKAEAAAELGNHDALDSCQFESDGDGNDKQIDSDEAESVKDSNAAHPLPIFPRFRLDQSFYGWIHALAETEDIVELNAVLGSTIGHTFMRITTAMVLIHGLPRFFERCLAGEFTMEHVHATARMCRDLDFEHFPKLDEHLANRRNDITIETFKKSLSMKLAALDPEEDRLEEASKRRRVDVNTYPDGTASLTLSGPAADLKAYYLRLEAFARSIRSGNITAFTDEFTTGAEVMEDRSIDALMFDICTRTRPQLSIQVTVHDTTTGETTVEELPLEVPEEKTMTSAGITTTIHEAAECAQANSEAAAGEGTTTTTSISLEMPTHGQWIDTQGKMLVTVPFLTLTGDSELPGIFSDGSPIPAETARRIAGNCSTWTRILTDKATGTPIDAKSASYSIPANLRLPLAAKWQSCTAPGCTLRAENSEVDHLIPFDHDTPDQGGLTTFMNTHYLCKPHHRAKTDKKYSVRKVADGSVEYSLKHGVVTEVAPPDNPINVEHAKLIEQIGSSPPGIPAPTEAEPPRRRKPSQQRTSRRDNGNAAAWDTGDPPPF; via the coding sequence GTGAAGGACCTGGACAACGGCGACGTCACGACCCCTGATCTTGCCCCTCCAGCAAGTGGAAGAGATTCTTCTTCGACTCCAATCGCTGGCCCGATTCCCGATTCTGGGCAGGCGGGTAACGAGATCCGTCCGTCTCGCATCGGCTCCGGCGCACCCCGACGACTCAATGTTGATCCCGACTCGCCTCAGGCAACGCTCCTCGGGCTCACCACCGTCAGCACTGCGGCCCAACTCCTCGAGCTCCAAGCTCTCGCAGGTATCTTCCTCAACGAGGCCATCGACCGTCTCAACTACAACAAGACCGGCAATGGAGACATCTATCTCCATGCCACCTTCGCCGACACCGTCTCAAGGTTCCTCAAGGCCGAAGCCGCAGCAGAACTCGGAAACCATGATGCGCTTGATTCGTGTCAGTTCGAGAGCGATGGCGATGGCAATGACAAACAGATCGACAGTGATGAGGCAGAGTCTGTCAAAGACTCGAACGCGGCTCACCCACTGCCGATATTCCCCCGATTCCGACTCGACCAGTCCTTCTACGGGTGGATCCACGCTCTGGCCGAAACCGAAGACATCGTCGAACTCAACGCGGTTCTCGGCTCCACGATCGGGCATACGTTCATGAGGATCACGACGGCGATGGTTCTCATCCACGGGCTGCCTCGCTTCTTCGAACGGTGCTTGGCCGGTGAGTTCACAATGGAGCACGTTCACGCGACCGCTCGAATGTGCCGTGACCTCGACTTCGAGCATTTCCCCAAGCTGGACGAACATCTGGCCAATCGGCGAAATGACATCACAATCGAAACGTTCAAAAAGTCGCTGTCGATGAAGCTCGCGGCTCTCGACCCCGAAGAAGACCGCCTGGAAGAAGCGAGTAAACGCCGGCGGGTCGATGTCAACACCTATCCCGACGGCACAGCCAGTTTGACGCTCTCCGGCCCAGCTGCGGACCTGAAAGCCTACTACCTGCGGTTGGAAGCCTTCGCCCGATCGATCAGGTCAGGTAACATCACTGCTTTCACCGACGAGTTCACCACCGGTGCCGAAGTGATGGAGGACCGCAGCATTGATGCCCTCATGTTCGACATCTGCACTCGCACCCGCCCCCAGCTGAGCATCCAAGTCACTGTCCACGACACCACCACGGGTGAAACCACCGTGGAAGAGTTGCCCCTCGAGGTGCCGGAAGAGAAGACGATGACGTCAGCGGGCATCACGACAACGATTCACGAAGCCGCCGAATGTGCGCAGGCGAATTCTGAAGCAGCCGCAGGCGAAGGGACTACAACCACGACCAGCATCAGTCTCGAGATGCCCACCCACGGGCAATGGATCGACACCCAAGGAAAGATGCTGGTCACCGTCCCATTCCTCACTTTGACAGGCGACTCCGAACTTCCCGGCATATTCTCCGATGGGTCCCCCATACCGGCAGAAACCGCTCGTCGAATCGCAGGGAACTGTTCAACCTGGACGAGAATTCTCACGGACAAGGCAACAGGCACGCCGATCGATGCCAAATCTGCCAGCTATTCCATCCCCGCCAATCTGCGTCTGCCTCTGGCAGCGAAATGGCAGTCGTGCACCGCGCCCGGATGCACCCTCCGGGCCGAGAACTCCGAAGTCGATCACCTCATTCCTTTCGATCATGACACCCCTGACCAGGGCGGACTTACAACCTTCATGAATACGCACTACTTGTGCAAACCGCACCACCGGGCAAAGACCGATAAGAAGTATTCGGTGCGAAAGGTCGCGGACGGATCGGTGGAGTATTCGCTCAAACACGGGGTGGTCACGGAAGTGGCCCCGCCCGACAATCCGATCAATGTCGAGCACGCCAAGCTCATCGAACAGATCGGCAGTTCGCCACCAGGCATCCCGGCACCCACTGAGGCGGAACCACCGCGAAGACGGAAGCCCAGTCAACAGCGGACATCTCGACGCGACAATGGAAATGCCGCGGCATGGGACACCGGCGATCCACCACCCTTCTGA
- a CDS encoding diacylglycerol/lipid kinase family protein has product MTIALDPLMTWLVVAGIIVVLLFAFSVGHRTGTRRTLNRARQYSRVTDPDALVDGGNGRYRAALVVNPTKTDVRGLASTAEAICRFEGWSPPLVIETSVEDSGEGATVRALDEGVDVVIAAGGDGTVRAVASALAGTSTPMGIVPLGTGNLLSRNLDIILDKTEWALRIALWGRNREIDVGTAKTAEDGDTHVFTVMTGLGFDAAVMADTNSDLKSRLGWLAYVEAGSRKLAGRPSHVKVTFDDDYRLSARVRSVLGGNCGKLQGGIQLLPQAVIDDGMLDVLIVSPKNLGQWVGVLASVLGRKASKGLHTDVRKCQKVVIESGEELDVQLDGDPIGQSGYLAMEVMPSALTVRVPTVEQRKQIRAEAWPV; this is encoded by the coding sequence ATGACCATCGCTCTGGATCCCCTGATGACGTGGCTCGTCGTCGCCGGCATCATCGTGGTGCTGCTCTTCGCGTTCTCCGTCGGCCACCGCACCGGGACGCGTCGCACCCTCAATCGCGCGCGGCAGTACTCCCGGGTCACGGATCCCGACGCGCTCGTGGACGGCGGCAATGGCCGCTACCGGGCGGCGCTCGTCGTCAATCCGACCAAGACCGATGTCCGAGGATTGGCGTCGACCGCCGAGGCGATCTGCCGTTTCGAGGGATGGAGCCCACCGCTGGTCATCGAGACCTCGGTCGAGGACTCCGGCGAAGGCGCCACGGTCCGGGCACTCGACGAGGGGGTCGACGTCGTCATCGCCGCCGGCGGTGACGGCACAGTCCGGGCCGTCGCCTCGGCGCTGGCCGGAACGTCCACGCCCATGGGGATCGTTCCGCTGGGAACGGGAAACCTGCTGTCGAGGAACCTCGACATCATCCTCGACAAGACCGAATGGGCGCTGCGGATCGCACTGTGGGGTCGCAACCGGGAGATCGACGTCGGAACCGCCAAGACCGCCGAGGATGGGGACACTCACGTCTTCACCGTCATGACGGGACTGGGCTTCGATGCGGCGGTCATGGCCGACACGAACTCCGATCTCAAGTCCCGGCTCGGCTGGCTGGCCTATGTCGAGGCGGGTTCTCGGAAGCTCGCCGGGCGGCCCAGCCACGTGAAAGTGACCTTCGACGACGACTACCGGCTCTCGGCTCGGGTGCGTTCGGTGCTTGGCGGCAACTGCGGGAAGCTCCAGGGCGGCATCCAGCTGCTGCCGCAGGCGGTCATCGACGACGGGATGCTCGACGTCCTCATCGTCAGCCCGAAGAATCTGGGCCAGTGGGTCGGCGTTCTTGCCTCCGTGCTCGGCCGCAAGGCATCGAAGGGTCTGCACACGGACGTCCGGAAGTGTCAGAAAGTCGTCATCGAATCCGGCGAGGAACTCGACGTGCAGCTGGACGGGGACCCGATCGGCCAGTCAGGATATCTCGCCATGGAGGTCATGCCCTCGGCGCTGACCGTGCGCGTGCCCACCGTCGAGCAGCGCAAGCAGATCCGAGCAGAGGCCTGGCCGGTCTGA
- the serS gene encoding serine--tRNA ligase — MIDLALLRENPDLFKASQEARGSSVDLVDEVLAADSARRSAITAYEDARADQKSFSSQIAKASKEDKPALIAEGKEKSAKVKALQSESDEATFAFEKLAGKLPNLIVEGIPSGGEENFETLKTVGEPRDFGTDGFEPADHLEIGETLRAIDTTRGTKVSGSRFHYLTGFGAKLEMALLNLARDVAEGAGFIPTITPTLVRPEVMRGTGFLGEHADEIYRLEADDLFLVGTSEVPLAGFHMDEIIDLSGGPLRYAGISSCYRREAGSYGKDTRGIIRVHQFQKVEMFAYVPVEDAETEHERMLSLQEKMLGLCELPYRVIDTAAGDLGDSAARKFDCEAWVPTQNTYRELTSTSNCTTFQARRLQIRERTEGATRPVATLNGTMANTRWLVPILENHQQADGSVTVPAALRPYLGGMVAQGPEGPRF, encoded by the coding sequence GTGATCGATCTAGCGCTTCTCAGAGAAAACCCGGACCTGTTCAAGGCATCGCAGGAGGCCCGCGGCTCCTCCGTCGACCTCGTCGACGAAGTGCTGGCCGCGGATTCCGCACGCCGTTCTGCCATCACGGCCTATGAGGACGCCCGCGCCGATCAGAAGTCCTTCTCCTCTCAGATCGCGAAGGCATCGAAGGAGGACAAACCCGCGCTGATCGCCGAAGGCAAGGAGAAGTCCGCCAAGGTCAAAGCCCTGCAGTCCGAATCGGACGAAGCCACGTTCGCATTCGAGAAGCTCGCCGGCAAACTCCCGAACCTCATCGTCGAGGGCATCCCCTCCGGTGGCGAGGAGAACTTCGAGACTCTGAAGACGGTCGGCGAACCCCGCGACTTCGGCACCGACGGCTTCGAACCGGCCGACCACCTCGAGATCGGCGAGACGCTGCGGGCCATCGACACCACCCGCGGCACCAAGGTCTCGGGCTCGCGCTTCCACTACCTCACCGGATTCGGCGCCAAGCTGGAGATGGCCCTGCTCAACCTGGCCCGGGACGTGGCCGAGGGAGCCGGATTCATCCCGACCATCACCCCGACCCTGGTCCGCCCCGAGGTCATGCGCGGGACCGGATTCCTCGGTGAGCACGCCGATGAGATCTACCGGCTCGAAGCCGATGATCTGTTCCTCGTCGGCACCTCCGAAGTGCCGCTGGCCGGATTCCACATGGACGAGATCATCGACTTGAGCGGCGGTCCGCTGCGCTACGCCGGAATCTCCTCGTGCTACCGCCGCGAAGCCGGCTCCTACGGCAAGGACACCCGCGGAATCATCCGCGTCCACCAGTTCCAGAAGGTCGAGATGTTCGCCTACGTCCCGGTCGAGGACGCCGAGACCGAACACGAGCGGATGCTGTCGCTGCAGGAGAAGATGCTCGGCCTGTGCGAACTGCCCTACCGCGTCATCGACACCGCTGCCGGCGACCTCGGCGATTCGGCCGCACGCAAATTCGACTGCGAGGCCTGGGTGCCGACTCAGAACACCTACCGTGAGCTGACCTCGACCTCGAACTGCACGACGTTCCAAGCACGTCGCCTGCAGATCCGCGAACGCACCGAGGGTGCGACCCGCCCCGTCGCCACACTCAACGGAACCATGGCCAACACCCGCTGGCTCGTCCCGATCCTGGAGAACCACCAGCAGGCGGACGGATCGGTCACGGTTCCCGCGGCACTGCGCCCCTACCTCGGCGGCATGGTTGCGCAGGGACCGGAAGGCCCACGATTCTGA
- a CDS encoding HAD family hydrolase: MPKHLIALDVDGTIVNYDGSLSDSVRQVLTQLAEAGHHLVISTGRALPGALEVVHALELKEGFVVCSNGSVVVKLDPALPLGWELHHVVSFDPRDALEKMHEALPTALFLVEDPDLHRWASGPFPAGELAESDTLDIVDFDQLLDKRATRIVMREVNGTAEEFAEAVDRLGLHEVSYSVGWSNWLDIAPDGVSKASGLELVETELGIDHELSIGAGDGLNDIEMIEWVHHAIVMGQSKDVLKQLASVVTESVDDDGLAIALVDYFDLDREVLALSGSRDTRA, encoded by the coding sequence TTGCCCAAACACCTCATCGCGCTCGATGTCGACGGCACCATCGTCAACTATGACGGGTCGCTGTCCGACTCGGTTCGACAGGTCCTGACTCAGCTCGCCGAGGCGGGCCATCATCTCGTCATCTCCACCGGGCGGGCGCTGCCCGGAGCGCTCGAGGTCGTGCACGCGCTCGAGCTCAAGGAGGGCTTCGTCGTCTGCTCGAACGGGTCCGTCGTCGTCAAGCTCGACCCGGCTCTGCCGCTGGGGTGGGAGCTGCACCACGTTGTGTCCTTCGATCCCAGGGATGCGCTGGAGAAGATGCACGAAGCGCTGCCGACCGCGCTGTTCCTCGTCGAGGATCCCGACCTCCACCGGTGGGCGTCGGGCCCGTTCCCCGCGGGTGAGCTCGCGGAATCGGACACACTCGACATCGTCGACTTCGATCAGCTCCTCGACAAACGCGCCACCCGCATCGTGATGCGTGAGGTCAACGGCACTGCGGAGGAATTCGCCGAGGCAGTCGATCGTCTCGGACTCCACGAAGTCAGCTATTCGGTCGGCTGGAGCAACTGGCTCGACATCGCTCCCGACGGCGTCTCGAAGGCCAGTGGCCTCGAACTCGTCGAAACCGAACTCGGCATCGATCACGAACTGAGCATCGGCGCCGGTGACGGCCTCAACGACATCGAGATGATCGAGTGGGTCCACCACGCGATCGTCATGGGGCAGTCGAAGGACGTGCTCAAGCAGCTCGCCTCGGTCGTGACGGAATCGGTCGACGACGACGGTCTGGCCATCGCGCTCGTCGACTACTTCGACCTCGACCGCGAGGTGCTCGCACTCAGCGGTTCCCGCGACACCCGCGCCTGA
- a CDS encoding HAD family hydrolase, which produces MTDTIMTPPADFDLGLVASDIDGTLLLDWKPITTATIEAIHRCQNLGVPFVLVTGRPIRWLDAIAAQIPDLGRVICLNGAVVYDIASASVVSAHTIEFAEVEKIIATITASHPEAHFAFETLTGGLVDRNFISRSPRRAHVMDDLSELATRDVVKILVSIGSDDSEALHDLLGPLVAADCHASFSDPLNGLVELAPAGVTKARTLEGLCEHLGVGREQVMAFGDMPNDIEMLTWAGHGVAMGNALQSVKDIAAAVTEAVDEDGLARYLGTVLDARTSR; this is translated from the coding sequence ATGACCGACACGATCATGACGCCGCCGGCCGACTTCGACCTGGGGCTCGTCGCCAGCGACATCGACGGCACGCTCCTGCTCGATTGGAAGCCCATCACCACGGCCACGATCGAGGCCATCCACCGCTGCCAGAACCTGGGCGTCCCCTTCGTGCTCGTGACCGGACGACCGATCCGGTGGCTGGACGCGATCGCCGCACAGATCCCCGACCTCGGGCGGGTCATCTGCCTCAACGGAGCAGTCGTCTACGACATCGCCTCGGCGAGCGTGGTCTCCGCCCACACCATCGAATTCGCCGAGGTCGAGAAGATCATCGCCACGATCACCGCGTCCCATCCGGAGGCGCACTTCGCATTCGAGACCCTCACCGGCGGTCTCGTCGACAGGAACTTCATCTCACGCAGTCCCCGTCGGGCCCACGTGATGGACGATCTCTCTGAGCTGGCCACGCGTGATGTCGTGAAGATCCTCGTCAGCATCGGCTCGGACGATTCGGAGGCGCTCCACGATCTGCTCGGCCCTCTCGTCGCAGCGGATTGCCATGCGTCGTTCTCGGACCCGCTCAACGGGCTCGTCGAACTGGCTCCGGCCGGTGTCACGAAGGCGAGGACGCTCGAGGGTCTGTGCGAGCACCTCGGCGTGGGCCGTGAACAGGTGATGGCGTTCGGGGACATGCCCAACGACATCGAGATGCTGACCTGGGCCGGCCACGGCGTCGCCATGGGCAATGCGCTGCAATCCGTGAAGGACATCGCGGCCGCCGTCACCGAGGCGGTCGACGAGGATGGCCTCGCGCGGTATCTGGGCACTGTGCTCGACGCACGCACTTCGCGCTGA
- a CDS encoding NAD(P)H-quinone oxidoreductase produces the protein MRAITISEPGGPEVLQVTDEPTPEIAADEVLVTVHAAGVNRADLLQRQGFYDPPAGATLIPGLEVSGTIAELGSEVTGWKVGDRVAALLSGGGYAESVPVPAGQLLHVPEGLDLTEAAGLPEVLSTVHSNVVGHADIQAGEWLLVHGGGSGIGTAAIQIARHLGVKIVVTVGSERKAEFCRELGADAVINYRDEDFVERVHEICVRPDGSTGADVILDIIGAKYLKSNVKALGTDGRLVIIGMQGGAKAELSIASLMQPRKSVAGTTLRARPKEQKIAIVAEVAAQLWPAVISGDIRPIVHETMPLSDVSHAHTALEEGVSIGKVLLIVDESATAGESVQHV, from the coding sequence ATGCGAGCAATCACGATTTCTGAACCGGGCGGCCCCGAAGTCCTCCAGGTCACCGATGAACCGACACCGGAGATCGCGGCGGACGAGGTTCTGGTCACCGTGCACGCAGCCGGCGTCAACCGCGCCGATCTGCTGCAGCGCCAGGGGTTCTACGACCCACCGGCCGGTGCCACGCTCATCCCGGGCCTCGAGGTCTCGGGAACGATCGCCGAACTCGGCTCCGAGGTGACCGGCTGGAAGGTCGGCGACCGAGTCGCAGCCCTTCTCTCGGGCGGAGGATATGCCGAGTCGGTCCCCGTTCCCGCAGGGCAGCTTCTTCACGTCCCCGAGGGCCTCGACCTCACCGAGGCGGCGGGCCTGCCCGAGGTGCTGTCGACGGTCCATTCCAACGTCGTCGGCCACGCCGACATCCAGGCGGGCGAATGGCTGCTCGTCCACGGTGGCGGCTCCGGAATCGGCACGGCCGCGATTCAGATCGCCAGACACCTCGGCGTGAAGATCGTCGTCACCGTCGGCTCCGAGCGCAAGGCAGAATTCTGCCGCGAGCTCGGCGCCGACGCCGTCATCAACTACCGAGACGAGGATTTCGTCGAGCGCGTCCACGAGATCTGTGTGCGCCCCGACGGCTCCACCGGCGCCGACGTCATCCTCGACATCATCGGCGCGAAGTATCTGAAGTCCAACGTCAAGGCGCTGGGCACCGACGGGCGCCTCGTCATCATCGGCATGCAGGGCGGCGCGAAGGCCGAGCTCAGCATCGCCTCCCTCATGCAGCCGCGAAAGTCCGTCGCGGGAACGACGCTGCGAGCCCGTCCCAAGGAACAGAAGATCGCCATCGTCGCCGAGGTGGCCGCACAGTTGTGGCCGGCCGTGATCTCCGGCGACATCCGCCCGATCGTCCATGAGACCATGCCGCTGTCCGACGTCTCCCACGCGCACACCGCCTTGGAGGAAGGCGTGAGCATCGGGAAGGTGCTCCTCATCGTCGACGAATCAGCGACGGCCGGCGAGTCAGTCCAGCACGTCTGA
- the ilvA gene encoding threonine ammonia-lyase IlvA: MLKKDVSPQQQTLAHEVEAAAARIADSVIMSPLQISERLSAATESTVYLKREDLQMVRSYKIRGAFNFMLQLDATERARGVVCASAGNHAQGFARACRELGIQGTIFVPKTTPRQKIDRVRHFGGDRVTIEIAGSTYDDASALAHRFADRNDALLVSAFDDQRTIAGQGTVAVEVDSQLDAAPDYIIVPVGGGGVISGIAAYAAEHMPNTAVIGAEPAGAASMIAALKAGRPVTLENIDPFADGTAVKRAGGMTYDILSDLDVDVRPVPEGSVATEMLSMYQVDGIIAEPSGAIASAAIGKPGTGRPIAIEPGSTVVCLVSGGNNDISRYPEILERSLVHEGLKHYFIVDFPQEPGALRRFLNEILGPDDDIAMFEYVKRSDRETGPAFVGIELGHAEDLPNLLERMDSSPIEIERVHQNSPMFRLFA, encoded by the coding sequence GTGTTGAAAAAAGACGTATCACCCCAGCAGCAAACACTCGCGCACGAGGTCGAAGCGGCCGCGGCGCGAATTGCCGACTCCGTGATCATGTCTCCCCTGCAGATTTCGGAGCGGCTGTCCGCCGCCACCGAATCCACCGTCTACCTCAAGCGCGAAGACCTCCAGATGGTGCGGTCGTACAAGATCCGCGGCGCCTTCAACTTCATGCTTCAGCTCGACGCGACCGAGCGCGCCCGCGGAGTCGTGTGCGCCTCGGCGGGCAACCATGCTCAGGGCTTCGCCCGCGCGTGCAGGGAACTGGGCATCCAGGGCACCATCTTCGTGCCCAAAACCACGCCGAGGCAGAAGATCGACCGCGTCCGCCACTTCGGCGGCGACCGGGTGACGATCGAGATCGCAGGTTCCACGTACGACGACGCCTCGGCACTGGCGCATCGGTTCGCCGACCGCAATGACGCCCTCCTCGTCTCCGCCTTCGACGACCAGCGCACTATCGCCGGTCAGGGCACGGTCGCAGTGGAGGTCGACTCGCAGCTCGACGCCGCCCCCGACTACATCATCGTGCCCGTCGGCGGCGGCGGAGTGATCTCCGGGATCGCGGCCTACGCGGCCGAGCACATGCCGAACACAGCGGTCATCGGCGCCGAACCCGCAGGAGCCGCCTCGATGATCGCGGCGCTCAAGGCCGGACGCCCAGTCACCCTGGAGAACATCGACCCCTTCGCCGACGGCACCGCGGTCAAACGCGCCGGCGGTATGACCTACGACATCCTCTCCGACCTCGACGTCGATGTCCGCCCCGTCCCCGAGGGGTCCGTGGCCACGGAGATGCTGTCGATGTACCAGGTCGACGGGATCATCGCCGAACCCTCCGGAGCCATCGCCTCGGCGGCCATCGGGAAGCCGGGAACCGGCCGACCCATCGCCATCGAACCGGGCTCGACCGTCGTCTGCCTGGTCTCCGGCGGCAACAACGACATCTCCCGCTACCCGGAGATCCTCGAGCGCTCGCTCGTCCACGAGGGTCTCAAGCACTACTTCATCGTCGACTTCCCCCAGGAGCCCGGCGCTCTGCGTCGCTTCCTCAACGAGATCCTGGGCCCCGACGACGACATTGCGATGTTCGAGTACGTCAAACGCTCCGACCGTGAGACCGGCCCCGCCTTCGTCGGCATCGAACTCGGCCATGCCGAGGACCTGCCGAACCTGCTCGAGCGCATGGACTCCTCGCCGATCGAGATCGAACGGGTCCACCAGAACTCGCCGATGTTCCGCCTCTTCGCCTGA